A portion of the Caenorhabditis elegans chromosome III genome contains these proteins:
- the R74.8 gene encoding RING-type domain-containing protein (Confirmed by transcript evidence) — translation MEAGLDQSEIDERCECLKEVATSPAGRVLATDKQLDNLEQFISLVPGYIEKVRSHRVAVKAEEKRKAEEKRRQEEKEEEARKAREKQIEEERKAKEEQRANEERAKEERDRRALEVIVPPRQNSANSNINASVAFITNRLEMGSFSENNETVDRTIDTTATTVLSASSNAAQVDFVSFIKNSGEYLMVRKKKFPVDELVNNEKLGYPLGVTYDEKSKYWIICDRNLNKVLLMNVAESDVRVFEGPHLRNPTAVAVFEKGKSVVILCAPGNNQHVIYIYDFVDEIMHQFASHSDPLYNMKSQLRGLAISLGGNVLSLECSHAAAPKRLRIFKRDVGGKGFDIMGAKTPSFIASHNSKVAISDLGNNTVLIGNLIDTDWNKMSFSVLRIIETTQDLTLDQLANNNGFKFVSGMQFDTYGHLLIGDAKGHTIKLYDTDYKFLHRISSDFPLPYMSSFHISSSGEGIILDVHAQQKLHWVKMESIENITPWKAPPYQPKQSRENYQNRRF, via the exons ATGGAAGCCG ggCTTGATCAATCGGAGATAGATGAACGATGTGAGTGCCTTAAGGAAGTGGCAACATCACCGGCGGGGAGAGTACTGGCAACGGATAAGCAGCTCGACAATCTGGAACAGTTT aTCAGTCTTGTTCCGGGCTACATCGAGAAGGTACGATCTCATCGGGTTGCTGTGAAAGCTGAAGAAAAGCGGAAGGCAGAAGAGAAGCGGagacaagaagaaaaagaagaagaagcacgGAAAGCCAGAGAGAAGCAGATAGAGGAAGAAAGGAAAGCAAAGGAAGAGCAGAGAGCAAATGAGGAACGAGCAAAAGAAGAAAGAGATCGAAGGGCCTTAGAAGTGATCGTCCCGCCGCGGCAGAATTCTGCCAACAGCAATATTAAT GCATCTGTTGCTTTCATCACTAATCGCCTCGAAATGggaagtttttctgaaaataacgaGACCGTGGACAGAACAATCGATACTACAGCCACTACGGTTCTGTCGGCTAGCTCGAACGCGGCACAGGTTGACTTCGTGTCCTTCATCAAGAATAGTGGTGAAT atttgATGGTCCGGAAGAAGAAGTTTCCAGTTGACGAGCTTGTCAATAACGAAAAGTTGGGATATCCGCTTGGAGTTACGTATGATGAGAAGTCAAAATATTGGATTATATGCGATCGGAATTTGAATAAGGTGCTGTTGATGAATGTAGCTGAGAGTGATGTTCGAGTTTTTGAAGGACCACATTTGAGAAACCCAACCGCGGTGGCGGTGTTCGAGAAAGGAAAAAGCGTTGTTATCTTATGCGCCCCCGGTAACAATCAACATGTGATATACATTTACGATTTCGTTGATGAAATCATGCACCAGTTTGCATCGCACAGCGATCCTCTGTACAATATGAAAAGTCAGCTGAGAGGATTGGCCATTTCACTTGGAGGAAATGTTTTATCTTTGGAATGCTCGCATGCTGCCGCCCCAAAACGGTTGCGTATCTTCAAAAGAGACGTTGGAGGAAAAGGATTCGATATTATGGGAGCAAAAACACCTAGTTTCATAGCTTCCCATAATTCGAAAGTTGCGATTTCGGACCTTGGAAACAACACGGTTCTCATCGGCAATCTCATCGATACCGATTGGAACAAGATGTCGTTCTCTGTTCTTCGAATCATCGAGACG acgcAAGATCTGACACTGGACCAGCTCGCAAATAACAATGGATTCAAATTTGTGTCAGGAATGCAATTCGATACTTATGGTCACCTTCTCATCGGTGACGCGAAGGGGCACACCATAAAG CTCTACGACACCGACTATAAATTCCTCCATCGGATTTCGAGTGACTTCCCACTCCCATATATGTCATCATTCCATATTTCCAGTTCCGGTGAGGGAATAATTCTCGACGTGCACGCGCAGCAGAAGCTCCATTGGGTCAAGATGGAGTCGATCGAGAACATCACACCGTGGAAGGCTCCTCCATATCAGCCGAAGCAGAGCCGAGAGAACTACCAAAATCGCCGATTTTAA
- the R74.8 gene encoding RING-type domain-containing protein (Confirmed by transcript evidence): MEAGLDQSEIDERCECLKEVATSPAGRVLATDKQLDNLEQFISLVPGYIEKVRSHRVAVKAEEKRKAEEKRRQEEKEEEARKAREKQIEEERKAKEEQRANEERAKEERDRRALEVIVPPRQNSANSNINASVAFITNRLEMGSFSENNETVDRTIDTTATTVLSASSNAAQVDFVSFIKNSGEYLMVRKKKFPVDELVNNEKLGYPLGVTYDEKSKYWIICDRNLNKVLLMNVAESDVRVFEGPHLRNPTAVAVFEKGKSVVILCAPGNNQHVIYIYDFVDEIMHQFASHSDPLYNMKSQLRGLAISLGGNVLSLECSHAAAPKRLRIFKRDVGGKGFDIMGAKTPSFIASHNSKVAISDLGNNTVLIGNLIDTDWNKMSFSVLRIIETTQDLTLDQLANNNGFKFVSGMQFDTYGHLLIGDAKGHTIKLYDTDYKFLHRISIPVRE, from the exons ATGGAAGCCG ggCTTGATCAATCGGAGATAGATGAACGATGTGAGTGCCTTAAGGAAGTGGCAACATCACCGGCGGGGAGAGTACTGGCAACGGATAAGCAGCTCGACAATCTGGAACAGTTT aTCAGTCTTGTTCCGGGCTACATCGAGAAGGTACGATCTCATCGGGTTGCTGTGAAAGCTGAAGAAAAGCGGAAGGCAGAAGAGAAGCGGagacaagaagaaaaagaagaagaagcacgGAAAGCCAGAGAGAAGCAGATAGAGGAAGAAAGGAAAGCAAAGGAAGAGCAGAGAGCAAATGAGGAACGAGCAAAAGAAGAAAGAGATCGAAGGGCCTTAGAAGTGATCGTCCCGCCGCGGCAGAATTCTGCCAACAGCAATATTAAT GCATCTGTTGCTTTCATCACTAATCGCCTCGAAATGggaagtttttctgaaaataacgaGACCGTGGACAGAACAATCGATACTACAGCCACTACGGTTCTGTCGGCTAGCTCGAACGCGGCACAGGTTGACTTCGTGTCCTTCATCAAGAATAGTGGTGAAT atttgATGGTCCGGAAGAAGAAGTTTCCAGTTGACGAGCTTGTCAATAACGAAAAGTTGGGATATCCGCTTGGAGTTACGTATGATGAGAAGTCAAAATATTGGATTATATGCGATCGGAATTTGAATAAGGTGCTGTTGATGAATGTAGCTGAGAGTGATGTTCGAGTTTTTGAAGGACCACATTTGAGAAACCCAACCGCGGTGGCGGTGTTCGAGAAAGGAAAAAGCGTTGTTATCTTATGCGCCCCCGGTAACAATCAACATGTGATATACATTTACGATTTCGTTGATGAAATCATGCACCAGTTTGCATCGCACAGCGATCCTCTGTACAATATGAAAAGTCAGCTGAGAGGATTGGCCATTTCACTTGGAGGAAATGTTTTATCTTTGGAATGCTCGCATGCTGCCGCCCCAAAACGGTTGCGTATCTTCAAAAGAGACGTTGGAGGAAAAGGATTCGATATTATGGGAGCAAAAACACCTAGTTTCATAGCTTCCCATAATTCGAAAGTTGCGATTTCGGACCTTGGAAACAACACGGTTCTCATCGGCAATCTCATCGATACCGATTGGAACAAGATGTCGTTCTCTGTTCTTCGAATCATCGAGACG acgcAAGATCTGACACTGGACCAGCTCGCAAATAACAATGGATTCAAATTTGTGTCAGGAATGCAATTCGATACTTATGGTCACCTTCTCATCGGTGACGCGAAGGGGCACACCATAAAG CTCTACGACACCGACTATAAATTCCTCCATCGGATTTCGA TTCCGGTGAGGGAATAA